From the genome of Chlorocebus sabaeus isolate Y175 chromosome 2, mChlSab1.0.hap1, whole genome shotgun sequence, one region includes:
- the LOC103246678 gene encoding small ribosomal subunit protein uS2-like — MSGALDVLQMKEEDVLKFLAAGTHLGGTNLDFQMEQYIYKRKSDGIYIINLKRTWEKLLLAARAIVAIENPADVSVISSRNTGQRAVLKFAAATGATPIAGRFTPGTFTNQIQAAFREPRLLVVTDPRADHQPLTESSYVNLPTIALCNTDSPLRYVDIAIPCNNKGAHSVGLMWWMLAREVLRMRGTISHEHPWEVMPDLYFYRDPEEIEKEEQAAAEKAVTKEEFQGEWTAPAPEFTATQPEVADWSEGVQVPSVPIQQFPTEDWSAQPATEDWSAAPTAQATEWVGATTEWS; from the coding sequence ATGTCCGGAGCCCTTGATGTCCTGCAAATGAAGGAGGAGGATGTCCTTAAGTTCCTTGCAGCAGGAACCCACTTAGGTGGCACCAATCTTGACTTCCAGATGGAGCAGTACATCTATAAAAGGAAAAGTGATGGCATCTACATCATAAATCTGAAGAGGACCTGGGAGAAGCTTCTGCTGGCGGCTCGTGCCATTGTTGCCATTGAAAACCCTGCTGATGTCAGTGTTATATCCTCCAGGAATACTGGCCAGAGGGCCGTGCTGAAGTTTGCTGCTGCCACTGGAGCCACTCCAATTGCTGGCCGCTTCACTCCTGGAACCTTCACTAACCAGATCCAGGCAGCCTTCCGGGAGCCACGGCTTCTTGTGGTTACTGACCCCAGGGCTGACCACCAGCCTCTCACAGAGTCATCTTATGTTAACCTACCTACCATTGCTCTGTGTAACACAGATTCTCCTCTGCGCTATGTGGACATTGCCATCCCATGCAACAACAAGGGAGCTCACTCAGTGGGTTTGATGTGGTGGATGCTGGCTCGGGAAGTTCTGCGCATGCGTGGCACCATTTCCCATGAACACCCGTGGGAGGTCATGCCTGATCTCTACTTCTACAGAGATCCTGAAGAGATTGAGAAAGAAGAGCAGGCTGCTGCTGAAAAGGCAGTGACCAAGGAGGAATTTCAGGGTGAATGGACTGCTCCAGCTCCTGAGTTCACTGCTACTCAGCCTGAGGTTGCAGACTGGTCTGAAGGTGTGCAGGTGCCCTCTGTGCCTATTCAGCAGTTCCCTACTGAAGACTGGAGTGCTCAGCCTGCCACGGAAgactggtctgcagctcccactgCTCAGGCCACTGAATGGGTAGGAGCAACCACTGAATGGTCTTAA